In Herbinix luporum, a single window of DNA contains:
- a CDS encoding FecCD family ABC transporter permease produces the protein MLTIKPDAIIARTEFLIGGFSGVTMDKLAFAGTFILGAFIISLVLSYDMNILALGDDTSKSLGLKVATLRFTFLILGAVLAGSAISFAGLIGFVGLIIPHVSRLFVGYDNRVLLPVSALLGSIFTIFCDLLARVLFAPFEIPVGIILSFLGGPFFIYLLIKGKRGQLYD, from the coding sequence ATCTTAACCATAAAACCCGATGCAATAATAGCCCGTACAGAATTTTTAATAGGTGGCTTTTCAGGTGTAACAATGGACAAACTGGCTTTTGCAGGGACATTTATTCTTGGGGCCTTTATTATATCATTGGTTCTAAGTTACGATATGAATATTCTTGCCTTAGGGGATGATACTTCCAAATCCTTAGGCTTAAAAGTAGCCACCCTTCGATTTACCTTCTTAATCCTTGGGGCAGTCCTTGCAGGAAGTGCCATAAGTTTTGCCGGTTTAATAGGTTTTGTGGGTTTAATAATTCCTCATGTATCAAGGCTTTTTGTGGGATACGATAATCGAGTTTTACTTCCTGTATCTGCCCTGTTAGGAAGCATTTTTACTATATTTTGTGATTTGTTGGCCCGGGTACTATTTGCACCCTTTGAAATTCCCGTAGGAATTATTCTGTCTTTCTTAGGAGGTCCGTTTTTTATATACCTATTAATAAAAGGTAAGAGAGGTCAGCTTTATGATTAG
- a CDS encoding substrate-binding domain-containing protein, producing MKGKASIAIILFLIVIMTSFFIIRSNASKRIKNNEIQGEELVIYSAHPIELLRPLIQEFESRTGIWVRVKSGGTGELINQIESEQDEPVADILWGGSLSTLKPQMYLFEEYISKNQEFIFDEFKNDEGMLTRFSDVPSVLMINTDLIGDIIINGYQDLLNLNLKGSIAYCSPSISSSAYEHLINMLYAMGKGNPQEG from the coding sequence ATGAAAGGTAAGGCAAGTATTGCTATCATACTTTTTTTAATTGTTATTATGACATCTTTCTTTATAATTAGGTCAAATGCAAGTAAAAGAATAAAAAACAATGAAATTCAAGGGGAAGAGTTGGTAATATACAGTGCTCATCCCATAGAACTTCTCCGGCCCCTAATTCAAGAATTTGAATCTAGAACCGGCATATGGGTTAGGGTCAAAAGCGGAGGTACCGGAGAATTGATTAATCAAATTGAATCAGAACAGGATGAACCTGTGGCTGATATATTATGGGGAGGATCATTATCCACCTTGAAGCCGCAAATGTATCTATTTGAAGAATATATTTCTAAGAATCAAGAATTTATATTTGATGAATTTAAGAATGATGAAGGAATGCTGACAAGATTCTCTGACGTACCCAGTGTTCTTATGATTAATACGGATCTTATTGGGGATATAATAATAAATGGATATCAAGACCTATTAAATCTTAATCTAAAAGGGAGTATTGCTTATTGTAGTCCTTCAATATCCTCATCTGCTTATGAGCATTTAATTAACATGTTATATGCTATGGGGAAAGGAAACCCTCAAGAGGGGTGA
- a CDS encoding exodeoxyribonuclease III, whose translation MKFISWNIDSLNAALVGTSERAKLSQNVIDTIIEYKPEVIALQETKLSADGPNKKHKEILKDKFPDYEIVWNSSVEPARKGYAGTMFLYKNNLTPSVTYPIIGAPGTMDAEGRIITLEFDKFYLTQVYTPNAGDGLNRLEERQVWDIKYADYLESLDKEKPVIATGDFNVAHKEIDLAHPNSNRRSAGFTDEERQGFTNLLARGFTDTFRYIHGDVTGVYTWWAQRAKTSKINNSGWRIDYWLVSDRIAEKVIKSEMIDSGPRQDHTPILLEIDL comes from the coding sequence TTGAAGTTTATTTCATGGAATATTGATTCATTAAATGCAGCATTAGTAGGTACTTCGGAACGAGCCAAGTTATCTCAAAATGTAATTGATACAATTATAGAATATAAGCCGGAAGTTATTGCTTTACAAGAAACAAAGCTGTCTGCCGACGGTCCCAATAAAAAGCATAAAGAAATTTTAAAGGATAAGTTTCCTGATTATGAGATAGTATGGAACAGTTCAGTAGAACCGGCCCGTAAAGGCTATGCAGGTACTATGTTTTTGTATAAAAATAATTTAACTCCATCGGTTACTTATCCTATAATAGGAGCACCTGGTACCATGGATGCTGAAGGACGGATTATTACTTTAGAATTTGATAAATTCTACTTAACACAGGTTTATACACCCAATGCAGGGGATGGCCTTAATCGTTTAGAAGAACGTCAAGTATGGGATATAAAATATGCCGATTATCTTGAAAGCCTAGATAAAGAAAAACCGGTTATTGCAACAGGGGATTTTAATGTGGCACATAAGGAAATTGATTTGGCTCATCCCAATAGCAACCGTCGTTCTGCCGGTTTTACCGATGAAGAGCGTCAAGGGTTCACTAATTTATTGGCCAGAGGTTTTACCGATACATTCCGTTATATTCACGGTGATGTAACAGGGGTCTATACCTGGTGGGCTCAGCGGGCCAAAACCAGCAAGATTAATAACTCCGGCTGGAGAATTGATTATTGGCTGGTCAGTGATAGAATAGCCGAAAAAGTAATTAAATCTGAAATGATTGATTCAGGTCCAAGACAAGACCATACACCGATATTACTTGAAATTGACCTGTAG
- a CDS encoding arsenate reductase family protein, translating to MLFIEYPKCSTCKKAKKWLDEHKIEYTNRHIVEDNPTYEELKKWYKISGLPLKKFFNTSGILYREMNLKDKLPNMSEVEQLRLLSSNGMLIKRPLIVNDEEILIGFKEDKWAEALL from the coding sequence ATGTTATTTATAGAATATCCAAAATGTTCAACCTGCAAGAAAGCTAAAAAATGGTTGGATGAACATAAGATTGAATACACTAATCGCCACATAGTGGAGGATAATCCAACTTACGAGGAATTGAAAAAATGGTATAAAATAAGCGGTTTGCCATTAAAGAAGTTTTTTAATACTAGCGGTATTCTATATAGGGAAATGAATTTAAAGGATAAATTGCCTAATATGAGCGAAGTAGAGCAACTAAGACTGCTATCTTCAAACGGAATGCTAATTAAACGGCCCTTAATAGTTAATGATGAAGAGATACTTATAGGCTTTAAGGAAGACAAATGGGCAGAAGCTTTGCTATAA
- a CDS encoding hydrolase — MRILAEDTMALVIDFQEKLMPVMYKNEELLHNTELLIKGLKTLNIPMVVTQQYTKGLGMTVPEITKIFGDDFTYEDKVAFSCMDDETISNKIKEIGKKNIIICGIEAHICVLQTVIDLIEKGFNVILVEDCIGSRKPNDKKIGVRRATMEGAIITTYEALLFELTRIAKGEVFKTISKLIK, encoded by the coding sequence ATGAGAATTTTAGCAGAAGATACTATGGCACTAGTAATAGACTTTCAAGAAAAGCTTATGCCGGTAATGTATAAAAACGAAGAGCTTCTTCATAATACTGAATTATTAATAAAAGGTCTTAAGACCCTTAATATCCCCATGGTGGTTACCCAGCAATATACAAAGGGACTTGGTATGACAGTGCCAGAAATCACTAAAATTTTTGGTGATGATTTTACTTATGAAGATAAGGTAGCTTTTAGCTGTATGGATGATGAAACCATATCCAATAAGATAAAGGAAATAGGTAAGAAAAATATTATTATTTGTGGTATTGAAGCACATATTTGCGTACTTCAGACTGTTATTGATTTAATTGAAAAAGGTTTTAATGTTATCTTAGTTGAAGATTGTATAGGCTCAAGAAAACCAAATGATAAAAAAATTGGGGTTAGAAGAGCCACCATGGAAGGTGCAATTATTACCACATATGAAGCCTTACTTTTTGAACTAACAAGAATTGCAAAGGGAGAGGTTTTTAAAACAATATCAAAACTTATTAAATAA
- a CDS encoding helix-turn-helix domain-containing protein, whose protein sequence is MNSSKKNIAANLRYLRNRHSLSQEEVAEKIGVSRQSVAKWENGDSLPDIIKCEALADLYDVSLNDLVRFDPEEEGMPIPPKNKHLFDLVTLGERGQIVLPKKARDTFNLKPGDSLVVLGDTNPGSSGIALIDSQTFLHMTGHVIDNFLKE, encoded by the coding sequence ATGAATAGTTCGAAGAAAAATATTGCGGCAAATCTTAGGTACTTAAGAAACCGTCATAGTCTATCACAGGAAGAAGTTGCTGAAAAAATCGGAGTTAGCCGTCAATCTGTTGCAAAGTGGGAAAACGGTGATTCTCTCCCTGACATAATAAAATGCGAAGCTTTAGCTGATTTGTATGATGTTTCACTAAATGATTTGGTCCGTTTTGATCCTGAAGAAGAAGGTATGCCTATTCCTCCAAAAAACAAACATTTGTTTGATCTTGTAACCTTGGGAGAAAGAGGACAAATCGTATTGCCAAAGAAGGCTAGGGATACTTTTAATCTTAAACCTGGGGATAGTTTAGTAGTTTTAGGAGACACCAATCCAGGAAGTTCCGGAATTGCCCTTATAGATAGCCAAACCTTTCTTCATATGACCGGACATGTTATAGATAATTTTCTCAAAGAATAA
- a CDS encoding ABC transporter ATP-binding protein: MNILTVKGLTKRYPNFLLEDISFAVPEGKIMGLIGKNGAGKSTTLKSILNLVNPDHGTIEMFGMDFRKNEERCKQDLGVVLGGIDFYNHKKLADITAVTKAFYKNWDNRAYQKYINEFSLLTHKKVKELSSGMKVKYMLALALSHNAKLLILDEPTSGLDPVSRDDILELFRQLVESKNISILFSTHITSDLEKCADYITYIKDGKLLKSAEKSDFIKSFQHLKEADDKADLSLEEIMIRTERRRYNV, encoded by the coding sequence ATGAATATACTGACCGTAAAAGGACTTACTAAAAGGTATCCAAATTTTTTACTAGAAGATATTAGCTTTGCTGTCCCAGAAGGTAAAATAATGGGGCTTATCGGAAAAAATGGTGCAGGAAAAAGCACAACTTTAAAATCCATACTAAACTTAGTTAATCCTGACCATGGTACTATTGAAATGTTTGGCATGGATTTTAGGAAGAATGAAGAAAGATGTAAACAAGATCTTGGTGTGGTTTTAGGAGGAATTGATTTTTATAATCATAAAAAATTAGCTGATATTACAGCTGTTACAAAAGCTTTCTATAAAAACTGGGATAATCGGGCATATCAAAAATATATAAATGAATTTTCCCTACTGACTCATAAAAAGGTAAAGGAACTTTCCTCAGGTATGAAAGTTAAATATATGTTAGCCTTGGCCTTATCCCATAATGCTAAACTTTTGATTTTAGATGAACCTACAAGTGGTTTAGATCCGGTATCTAGGGATGATATATTAGAGTTATTTCGGCAACTGGTAGAAAGTAAAAATATAAGTATTTTATTCTCTACCCATATCACATCTGATTTAGAAAAATGTGCAGACTATATTACCTATATTAAGGATGGTAAACTCTTAAAAAGTGCCGAAAAATCTGATTTTATTAAATCCTTTCAACATCTTAAAGAAGCAGATGATAAAGCTGACTTATCTTTGGAAGAGATTATGATTAGGACTGAAAGGAGAAGATATAATGTTTAA